One genomic region from Clostridium saccharobutylicum DSM 13864 encodes:
- a CDS encoding C-GCAxxG-C-C family protein yields the protein MESRIEIALDKHRHGYNCAQAIVCTYCDLFGMDEETAFKVSEGFGGGMGGMQNTCGAVTAMFMLAGLKNSVGSIDSGNSKASTYALVRTLSDEFREMNSTTICKELKGTNGEPVKRSCPGCIEDAAKIVENFLIGGK from the coding sequence ATGGAAAGTAGAATTGAAATAGCATTAGATAAACATAGGCATGGATATAATTGTGCTCAAGCAATTGTATGTACATATTGCGATTTATTTGGAATGGATGAAGAAACAGCCTTTAAGGTATCTGAAGGATTTGGTGGCGGTATGGGAGGGATGCAAAACACTTGCGGTGCTGTAACTGCAATGTTTATGCTTGCTGGATTGAAAAATAGTGTTGGTTCAATAGATAGTGGGAATTCAAAAGCTTCCACATATGCACTTGTAAGAACATTATCTGATGAATTCAGAGAAATGAATTCAACAACAATATGCAAAGAACTTAAAGGAACAAATGGCGAACCTGTAAAACGTTCATGCCCTGGCTGCATTGAAGATGCAGCAAAAATAGTTGAAAATTTCTTAATTGGTGGAAAATAG
- a CDS encoding DUF554 domain-containing protein, with product MIGTIVNAGAIIGGCLVGLVVKERLTENISTTIMNGLALCILYIGMSGALKGQDTLQIIICIAIGALIGEVIDIDKKIKNLGDFIEEKISNKKNKKAQDNISVSEGFVTASLLFCIGAMAVVGSLESGLHGNHATLFAKSILDGVSSIIFTSSLGIGVIFSSIAILIYQGSITLLASSLSTVLSESVISNMSAVGSLLIVGLAFNMLGISKIKVANLLPAIFIPIIFGLF from the coding sequence ATGATAGGAACTATTGTTAATGCAGGGGCTATAATAGGTGGTTGTTTAGTAGGGTTAGTTGTAAAAGAAAGGTTAACGGAAAACATTAGTACAACCATTATGAATGGTTTGGCTTTATGTATATTATACATAGGAATGAGCGGTGCACTTAAAGGTCAGGATACACTACAAATTATAATTTGTATAGCAATAGGTGCATTAATAGGAGAAGTAATTGATATAGATAAGAAAATTAAGAATTTAGGCGATTTTATAGAAGAAAAAATAAGCAATAAAAAGAATAAAAAAGCTCAAGATAACATTTCAGTATCCGAAGGGTTTGTTACGGCGAGTTTACTATTTTGTATTGGTGCAATGGCAGTAGTAGGATCTTTGGAAAGTGGTCTTCATGGAAATCATGCAACTCTTTTTGCTAAATCTATATTGGATGGAGTGTCGTCAATAATATTTACATCATCACTTGGGATAGGAGTAATATTTTCGTCTATTGCTATATTAATTTATCAAGGAAGCATAACTCTTCTTGCAAGTAGTCTTTCAACTGTATTGAGTGAAAGTGTAATATCAAATATGTCTGCGGTTGGAAGTCTTTTAATTGTAGGACTTGCATTTAATATGCTTGGAATAAGCAAAATTAAGGTGGCTAATTTATTACCTGCTATATTTATACCTATTATATTTGGATTATTTTAA
- the aspS gene encoding aspartate--tRNA ligase has product MGEALNGLKRTMMCGEPRESHIGNKITLMGWVQRNRKLGGLEFIDLRDKTGIMQVVFGEEINGEAFEKAKSVKPEYCVAVTGEVVKRESVNENMPTGFVELKCEAIKILSESETPPIYIKENLDAAENIRLKYRYLDLRRPDMHRIFEIRSKTTKAIRDYLEEHNFLDVETPILSKSSPEGARDYLVPSRNYPGMFYALPQSPQIFKQLLMVSGFDRYYQIAKCFRDEDLRANRQPEFTQVDMELSFVEQDDIMAINEGLIANVFKKVAGVDVQLPIKRMTFKDAMEKYGSDKPDLRFGMEITDITEDVRGLDFVVFKSAIEGGGSVRALCLKGGADLGRKPLDKLGEFVKTYKAKGLAWIQLKEDGVKSSIAKFLTDDVTNSIVKTMNAEKGDAVLIVADKNSVVFQSLGALRLELAKQFDLIKDKNEFNFTWITEFPLFEYSEEEERYKACHHPFTAPMDEDLDFIESNPGSVRSKAYDLVLNGEELGGGSIRIHDTALQERMFRALGLTEEVVNERFGYLLQAFKFGPPPHGGLAFGLDRMIMFLAGTENIKDVITFPKNQNAYCYLSEAPNIADEKQLTELGIAILPKEDKKEEE; this is encoded by the coding sequence ATGGGTGAAGCTTTAAATGGATTAAAGCGTACAATGATGTGTGGTGAACCTAGAGAATCACATATAGGTAATAAAATTACTTTAATGGGATGGGTTCAAAGAAATAGAAAGCTTGGAGGTCTTGAATTTATCGATTTAAGAGATAAAACAGGCATAATGCAAGTTGTATTTGGTGAAGAAATTAATGGTGAAGCTTTTGAAAAAGCAAAATCAGTAAAACCAGAATATTGTGTAGCAGTAACAGGTGAAGTTGTTAAAAGAGAAAGTGTTAATGAAAACATGCCAACTGGTTTTGTTGAATTAAAATGTGAAGCTATAAAAATTCTTTCAGAATCAGAAACTCCACCAATATATATAAAAGAAAATTTAGATGCAGCAGAAAATATCAGATTAAAATATAGATATTTAGATTTAAGAAGACCAGATATGCATAGAATATTTGAAATTAGAAGCAAAACAACAAAAGCTATTCGTGATTATTTAGAAGAACATAACTTTCTAGATGTTGAGACTCCAATTTTATCAAAGAGTTCTCCAGAAGGAGCAAGAGATTATTTAGTACCTTCAAGAAATTATCCAGGAATGTTTTATGCACTTCCACAATCACCACAAATATTTAAGCAATTATTAATGGTATCTGGATTTGATAGATATTATCAAATAGCTAAATGTTTCAGAGATGAAGACTTAAGAGCTAATAGACAACCGGAATTTACTCAAGTCGATATGGAATTAAGTTTTGTTGAACAAGATGACATAATGGCAATAAATGAAGGATTAATTGCTAATGTATTTAAAAAGGTAGCAGGTGTAGATGTACAGCTTCCAATTAAGAGAATGACATTTAAAGATGCTATGGAAAAATACGGTTCAGATAAGCCTGATTTAAGATTTGGAATGGAAATAACTGATATTACAGAAGATGTTCGTGGTTTAGATTTTGTTGTATTTAAATCTGCAATAGAAGGTGGCGGATCTGTTAGAGCTTTATGCTTAAAAGGTGGAGCAGACCTTGGAAGAAAGCCTTTAGATAAATTAGGGGAGTTTGTTAAGACTTATAAAGCTAAAGGTCTTGCTTGGATTCAACTTAAAGAAGATGGTGTTAAGTCATCAATTGCTAAGTTCTTAACTGATGATGTAACAAATTCTATAGTAAAAACTATGAATGCTGAAAAAGGTGATGCTGTTTTAATAGTAGCAGATAAAAATTCAGTTGTATTCCAAAGTTTAGGTGCATTAAGATTAGAACTTGCTAAACAATTCGATTTAATTAAAGATAAGAATGAATTTAACTTCACTTGGATTACTGAATTCCCATTATTTGAATACAGTGAAGAAGAAGAAAGATATAAAGCTTGTCACCATCCATTTACTGCACCAATGGATGAAGATTTAGATTTTATTGAATCAAATCCAGGAAGTGTACGTTCTAAGGCTTATGACTTAGTGTTAAATGGTGAAGAGTTAGGCGGAGGTTCTATAAGAATTCATGATACAGCGCTTCAAGAAAGAATGTTCAGGGCACTTGGTCTTACAGAGGAAGTAGTTAATGAAAGATTTGGATACTTATTACAAGCATTTAAATTTGGACCACCACCACATGGCGGTTTAGCATTTGGTCTTGATAGAATGATTATGTTCTTAGCTGGAACAGAAAACATTAAAGATGTAATTACATTCCCTAAGAACCAAAACGCATATTGCTATTTAAGTGAAGCTCCAAACATAGCTGATGAAAAACAATTAACTGAACTTGGAATTGCAATACTTCCAAAGGAAGATAAAAAAGAAGAAGAATAG
- the hisS gene encoding histidine--tRNA ligase: protein MAMEMQAPKGTKDMLPQDAYKWQYIEGVFREVAKTYGIREIRTPMFEHTELFLRGVGDTTDIVQKEMYTFKDKGDRSVTLKPEGTSPVVRSFVESRLFNEAQPTKLCYITPAFRYENVQKGRLRQFHQCGVEVFGSKEPSMDAEVIAVAMDTLKKLGLKSLSLHINNLGCPNCRPKYNEALKKFLAENYDGLCDTCKSRFEKNPMRILDCKEKKCNEITKNAPIILDYMCEECDSHFAKVKEYLDILEIPYEIDPGIVRGLDYYTKTIFEIVTPDFTVCGGGRYDKLIEELGGPDMPAVGFAIGIERLIMTLEKEGIEIPNETLFDLYIGARGEEERKAAFKLASQLRPLGVKCEINHMGRSVKAEMKYANKLGCTFTTIIGEDELSNKKINLKRMSDGEIFEVSLENIEEIAKSVK, encoded by the coding sequence ATGGCAATGGAAATGCAAGCACCAAAGGGGACAAAAGACATGTTACCTCAAGATGCTTATAAGTGGCAATATATAGAAGGAGTATTTAGAGAGGTTGCTAAGACTTATGGAATTAGAGAAATCAGAACTCCTATGTTTGAACATACAGAACTATTTTTAAGAGGTGTGGGCGACACAACAGATATAGTTCAAAAGGAAATGTATACTTTTAAAGATAAAGGTGATAGAAGTGTAACATTAAAACCAGAAGGAACTTCACCAGTAGTAAGGTCATTTGTTGAAAGCAGATTATTTAATGAAGCACAACCTACAAAGTTATGCTATATAACACCAGCATTTAGATATGAAAATGTTCAAAAAGGTAGACTTAGACAATTCCATCAATGTGGAGTGGAAGTATTTGGATCTAAGGAACCTTCAATGGATGCAGAAGTTATTGCTGTAGCTATGGATACTCTAAAAAAACTTGGATTAAAGAGTTTAAGTTTACATATTAATAATTTAGGATGTCCAAATTGCAGACCTAAATATAATGAAGCTTTAAAGAAATTTTTAGCAGAAAACTATGATGGGCTTTGTGATACTTGCAAGAGTAGATTTGAAAAGAATCCTATGAGAATTTTGGATTGCAAAGAAAAGAAATGTAATGAAATTACAAAAAATGCACCAATAATTTTGGATTATATGTGTGAAGAGTGTGATAGTCATTTTGCTAAGGTAAAAGAATATTTAGATATTTTAGAAATACCTTATGAAATAGATCCAGGCATAGTTAGAGGATTAGATTATTATACAAAGACTATATTTGAAATAGTAACTCCAGATTTTACTGTATGTGGTGGAGGAAGATATGATAAACTTATAGAAGAACTTGGTGGGCCAGATATGCCAGCAGTTGGTTTTGCTATAGGAATCGAAAGATTAATCATGACTTTAGAAAAAGAAGGTATTGAAATACCAAATGAAACTTTATTTGATTTATACATTGGAGCTAGAGGGGAAGAAGAGAGAAAAGCAGCATTTAAGCTAGCTAGTCAATTAAGACCTTTAGGTGTTAAATGTGAAATAAACCATATGGGTAGAAGTGTAAAAGCTGAAATGAAGTATGCTAACAAATTAGGTTGTACATTTACTACTATCATAGGAGAAGATGAATTAAGTAATAAAAAGATAAACTTAAAAAGAATGAGTGATGGTGAAATATTTGAAGTTTCATTAGAAAATATTGAAGAAATAGCTAAAAGTGTTAAATAA
- a CDS encoding coproporphyrinogen III oxidase produces the protein MEIKVNLNDLKFRYEVYQLFNVYFPMNNIKFLDSDNSDYIFYIDDKIMKFNHKEYSKEESLGEDIKNSLRRFLFLCLKDITNDIYPWGILIGIRPSKIALKLLKEGNTEEKVIEIFKEKYLADEDKARLCIDVAKAEERIVNKDKNNIAVYIGMAFCPTKCMYCSFTSNPISAHKKMVIPYVEALMKEIREISKYVKEKNLNVESVYFGGGTPTSVSDGEFMMVMDEIYNDFIKDCNVKEFTVECGRPDTLNRNKLQTMKDCNVTRISINPQTMNDETLKLIGRTHSSEDIKEKFKMARELGFEDINMDIIIGLPGEGHKEILKTKEELMKLKPDSITVHGLALKRGSIMYENFILKKGIQMTSQEEIMKMYEESRNLAQDLGIFPYYMYRQKNMVGNMENLGYAKEGKECIYNIQMIEERQTIIALGAAAVSKVVFLEEDRLERFPNLKDLHEYVTRIDEMIEGKKKLLDTLY, from the coding sequence ATGGAGATTAAAGTTAATTTAAATGATTTAAAATTTAGGTATGAAGTATATCAACTGTTTAATGTATATTTTCCAATGAATAATATAAAGTTTTTAGATTCTGATAATTCAGATTATATTTTTTATATTGATGATAAAATTATGAAATTTAATCATAAAGAATATAGTAAGGAAGAATCTCTAGGAGAAGATATTAAAAATTCTCTTAGAAGATTCCTTTTTCTGTGTTTAAAGGATATAACAAACGATATATATCCTTGGGGAATTTTAATTGGAATAAGACCTTCTAAAATAGCATTAAAACTACTTAAAGAAGGCAATACTGAAGAAAAGGTAATTGAAATTTTTAAAGAAAAATATTTAGCGGATGAAGACAAGGCAAGGTTATGTATAGATGTAGCAAAAGCTGAAGAAAGAATAGTAAATAAAGATAAGAATAATATTGCTGTTTATATTGGAATGGCATTTTGTCCAACAAAATGTATGTATTGTTCATTCACATCAAATCCTATAAGCGCTCATAAAAAAATGGTAATCCCATATGTAGAAGCTTTAATGAAGGAAATAAGAGAAATAAGTAAGTATGTTAAGGAAAAAAATCTTAATGTAGAATCAGTTTATTTTGGTGGTGGTACTCCAACATCTGTAAGTGATGGCGAATTCATGATGGTTATGGATGAAATATATAATGACTTTATCAAAGATTGTAATGTTAAAGAATTTACAGTTGAATGTGGCAGACCTGATACTTTAAATAGAAATAAACTGCAAACTATGAAGGATTGTAATGTAACAAGAATAAGTATTAATCCTCAAACTATGAATGATGAAACTTTGAAATTAATTGGAAGAACTCATTCTAGTGAAGATATTAAAGAAAAGTTTAAGATGGCTAGAGAGCTTGGGTTTGAAGACATTAATATGGATATAATAATAGGTCTTCCAGGTGAAGGTCATAAAGAAATATTAAAGACTAAAGAAGAATTAATGAAATTAAAACCAGATAGCATTACTGTACATGGTCTTGCTTTAAAAAGAGGATCAATAATGTATGAAAATTTCATCTTGAAAAAAGGAATACAGATGACGTCTCAAGAAGAAATTATGAAAATGTACGAAGAAAGCAGAAATTTAGCACAAGACCTAGGTATTTTTCCATATTATATGTATAGGCAAAAAAATATGGTTGGAAATATGGAGAATTTGGGGTATGCTAAAGAAGGCAAAGAATGTATCTATAATATTCAAATGATAGAGGAAAGACAAACAATAATCGCTTTAGGTGCAGCCGCTGTAAGTAAAGTGGTATTTCTAGAAGAAGATAGACTTGAAAGATTTCCTAATTTAAAAGATCTTCATGAATATGTAACTAGGATAGATGAAATGATTGAAGGAAAGAAGAAATTATTAGATACGTTGTATTAA
- a CDS encoding MBL fold metallo-hydrolase: MVIKTIPAGVYEANCYLLIDEDTKECGVIDPGGDYKKIEFQIKSANVDPKYILLTHGHFDHVGGVVDLANSFNIPFYISKVDEDYMEKDDSVFGTLPKASGYLKEGDTLKLGNHTIKVLETPGHTKGGLCFVVENMVFTGDTLFQGSVGRSDFIGGNGLELVESIKAKLLPLGDDVEVYPGHGPKSNIGYERRMNPFL; this comes from the coding sequence TTGGTTATAAAAACAATTCCAGCAGGAGTTTATGAAGCAAATTGTTACCTATTAATTGATGAAGATACAAAGGAATGTGGAGTTATAGATCCAGGTGGAGACTATAAAAAAATAGAATTTCAAATAAAATCAGCAAATGTAGATCCTAAATATATCCTTTTAACTCATGGTCATTTTGATCATGTTGGAGGAGTTGTTGATTTAGCGAACTCATTTAATATTCCATTTTATATAAGTAAAGTAGATGAAGATTATATGGAAAAAGATGATTCAGTATTTGGAACATTGCCTAAGGCTAGTGGATATTTAAAAGAGGGAGATACTTTAAAGTTAGGTAATCATACTATAAAGGTATTAGAAACACCTGGTCATACAAAAGGTGGTCTTTGCTTTGTAGTTGAAAATATGGTGTTTACAGGTGATACTTTATTCCAAGGATCTGTAGGGAGAAGTGACTTTATTGGTGGGAATGGTTTAGAGCTTGTAGAAAGCATAAAAGCAAAATTGCTTCCTCTTGGAGATGACGTAGAAGTTTATCCAGGACATGGACCTAAGTCTAATATAGGATATGAAAGAAGAATGAATCCCTTTTTATAA
- the dtd gene encoding D-aminoacyl-tRNA deacylase — translation MRAVVQRVTSSSVSVDGEIIGKINEGVNVLIGISKDDTLEDLKYIKDKIINLRIFHDENDKMNLSLLDIQGEILAISQFTLYGDCRKGRRPNFMDAKGGNEAKELYDEFIKMIKTSNLKVETGEFGAHMKVEINNDGPVTILLDSKRNF, via the coding sequence ATGAGGGCAGTGGTACAAAGAGTAACTTCATCTAGTGTTTCAGTTGATGGAGAGATAATAGGAAAAATAAATGAAGGGGTTAATGTTCTAATAGGAATATCTAAGGATGATACTTTAGAAGATTTGAAATATATAAAGGATAAGATTATTAATTTGAGAATTTTTCATGATGAGAATGATAAAATGAATTTGTCACTTCTTGATATACAAGGAGAAATACTTGCTATATCACAGTTTACCTTATATGGAGATTGTAGAAAAGGAAGAAGACCAAATTTTATGGATGCTAAGGGTGGAAATGAAGCTAAAGAACTTTATGATGAATTCATAAAAATGATCAAAACATCCAATTTAAAAGTTGAAACTGGTGAGTTTGGAGCACATATGAAGGTTGAAATTAATAATGATGGTCCTGTTACAATTTTGCTAGACAGCAAAAGAAATTTTTAA
- a CDS encoding RelA/SpoT family protein yields the protein MIDKLLEKIQNNCHNIDIDMVKKAYNFAEEAHKEQKRESGEPYIIHPIAVAEILAEMGMDTNTIVAGLLHDVIEDTHYSYEETAELFNPQIANLVDGVTKLTKLGEMEYKTKEEQQADNVRKMLLAMAKDIRVIIIKLADRLHNMRTLKFMPANKQKNKAKETLDIYAPLAHRLGISKIKWELEDLCFRYLHEKEYYELVDDIAEKRVERETYIKDVVKDLNEKLESAGIDSDIDGRPKHFYSIYKKMVTKNKSIEQIFDLTAIRVLVNSVKDCYGVLGIVHTIYRPIPGRFKDYIAMPKPNMYQSLHTTVIGPQGKTFEIQIRTFEMHKTAEYGIAAHWKYKEGDTGKNEQDKEMDFEKKLVWLRDMLEWQKETSDAEEFIEGFKIDLFSDEVFVFTPKGVVINLCRDATPIDFAYRIHTDVGNKCVGAKVNGRIVPLDYTLKTGEIVEILTSSNAKGPNMDWLNIAKSNQSKSKIKLWFKKAKKEENILKGKELLEKELKKQGVNYADIAKGDTYEKTVKRYNIHTIDDLHALFGIGGLSVSTFISRLKEDNGIDKVNKEKENKEILNKSIEEQIAKSARQPEPNSYGITVKGESNLMVRFAKCCSPVPGDEILGYITKGRGVSVHRKDCTNLQNLIDTDGDRVVEVNWGSSKGNAYFAEIQVEADDRDGLLADIMSVITDLKLQLSAVNANLAKKGSAFVNVKVKITSVDTLTDLMKRIRKLKGVVDVYRVNS from the coding sequence ATGATTGATAAGTTGTTAGAAAAAATACAAAACAATTGTCATAATATTGATATTGACATGGTAAAAAAAGCCTATAATTTTGCCGAAGAAGCTCATAAGGAACAAAAAAGAGAATCTGGTGAACCGTATATTATTCATCCAATAGCTGTAGCTGAAATTTTGGCAGAAATGGGTATGGACACTAATACAATTGTTGCTGGACTCTTACATGACGTAATTGAAGATACACATTATTCTTATGAGGAAACAGCAGAACTTTTTAATCCGCAAATAGCGAATCTTGTAGATGGAGTTACTAAGCTCACAAAACTTGGGGAAATGGAATATAAAACTAAAGAAGAGCAGCAAGCGGATAATGTTAGAAAAATGTTACTTGCTATGGCAAAAGATATAAGAGTTATAATAATAAAATTAGCGGATAGGCTGCATAATATGAGAACCCTTAAGTTTATGCCAGCTAATAAACAGAAGAATAAAGCTAAAGAAACACTAGACATATATGCACCTTTGGCACATAGACTTGGTATATCTAAAATAAAATGGGAACTTGAAGATTTATGTTTTAGGTATTTACATGAAAAAGAATATTATGAATTGGTAGATGATATAGCAGAAAAAAGAGTTGAAAGAGAAACATATATAAAAGATGTAGTAAAAGACTTGAACGAAAAGCTAGAAAGTGCAGGAATAGACTCAGATATAGATGGTAGACCTAAGCATTTCTATAGTATTTATAAAAAGATGGTTACAAAAAACAAGAGCATAGAACAAATATTTGATTTGACTGCAATAAGAGTACTGGTTAATTCAGTTAAAGATTGTTATGGTGTTCTTGGAATAGTTCATACAATATACAGACCGATTCCAGGCAGATTTAAGGATTATATTGCTATGCCTAAGCCTAATATGTATCAATCTCTTCACACAACTGTAATTGGCCCTCAAGGTAAAACTTTTGAAATTCAGATAAGAACATTTGAAATGCATAAGACAGCAGAATATGGTATTGCAGCTCACTGGAAATATAAAGAAGGTGATACTGGAAAAAATGAACAAGATAAAGAAATGGATTTTGAAAAGAAGCTTGTATGGCTTAGAGATATGCTTGAATGGCAAAAGGAAACATCTGATGCTGAAGAATTTATTGAAGGATTTAAAATAGATTTATTTTCTGATGAAGTATTTGTATTCACACCAAAAGGAGTTGTAATAAACTTATGTAGAGATGCTACTCCTATTGATTTTGCTTATAGAATACATACAGATGTTGGGAATAAGTGCGTTGGTGCTAAAGTAAATGGAAGGATAGTACCTCTAGATTATACTCTTAAAACTGGAGAAATTGTAGAAATACTTACATCTTCTAATGCTAAAGGACCTAATATGGATTGGTTAAATATTGCAAAGAGTAATCAGTCTAAGAGTAAGATAAAGCTTTGGTTTAAGAAAGCTAAAAAAGAAGAAAATATTTTAAAGGGTAAGGAGCTTCTTGAAAAGGAATTGAAGAAGCAAGGCGTTAATTATGCAGATATTGCTAAAGGCGATACTTACGAAAAAACTGTTAAAAGATATAATATACATACTATAGATGATTTACATGCATTATTTGGAATCGGTGGATTATCTGTATCTACATTTATCTCAAGATTGAAAGAAGATAATGGAATAGATAAAGTAAATAAAGAAAAAGAAAATAAAGAAATTTTAAATAAGTCAATTGAAGAACAAATTGCTAAATCTGCAAGGCAGCCTGAACCAAATAGTTATGGAATAACTGTAAAGGGTGAAAGCAATTTAATGGTTAGATTTGCAAAGTGCTGTAGCCCAGTACCAGGTGATGAGATTTTAGGATATATTACTAAAGGTAGAGGTGTATCTGTACATAGAAAAGATTGTACAAATCTTCAAAATCTTATCGATACTGATGGTGATAGGGTTGTAGAAGTTAATTGGGGATCATCTAAAGGAAATGCTTATTTTGCAGAAATTCAAGTTGAAGCAGACGATAGAGATGGATTACTTGCAGACATAATGAGTGTAATAACAGACCTTAAATTGCAATTAAGTGCTGTTAATGCTAATTTGGCTAAAAAAGGATCTGCTTTTGTAAATGTAAAAGTTAAGATTACATCAGTTGATACGTTAACAGATTTAATGAAGAGAATAAGAAAATTAAAAGGCGTAGTTGACGTATATAGAGTTAATAGTTAA
- a CDS encoding adenine phosphoribosyltransferase, with protein MDLKEKIRIVEDFPKKGISFKDITTLIGDGEGLRGAIDAIVEHLKDKNIDLIVGPEARGFIFGVPVAYALGIGFVPVRKPGKLPAETISVSYDLEYGQDVLEIHKDAIKPGQTVAIVDDLLATGGTVEAVAKLIEQAGGVVASLDFVTELTELNGKDKLKGYDVLSLVEYDV; from the coding sequence ATGGATTTAAAAGAAAAAATAAGAATAGTTGAAGATTTTCCTAAAAAAGGAATAAGCTTTAAAGATATAACAACATTAATAGGTGATGGTGAAGGATTAAGAGGAGCTATTGATGCAATAGTAGAACATTTAAAAGATAAGAATATTGACTTAATAGTTGGACCAGAAGCACGAGGATTTATTTTTGGAGTTCCTGTAGCTTATGCTTTAGGTATAGGATTTGTTCCGGTAAGAAAGCCAGGAAAGTTACCAGCAGAAACTATTTCTGTAAGTTATGATTTAGAGTACGGACAAGATGTATTAGAAATCCATAAAGATGCTATAAAGCCTGGACAAACGGTAGCAATTGTAGATGATTTATTAGCTACTGGTGGAACAGTGGAAGCGGTTGCTAAATTAATAGAGCAAGCAGGTGGAGTTGTTGCATCATTAGATTTTGTAACAGAATTAACAGAACTTAATGGTAAAGATAAATTAAAAGGTTATGATGTATTATCATTAGTTGAATATGATGTCTAA
- a CDS encoding DHH family phosphoesterase has translation MRKFWESIYCPNYITGYNPFILKGMNKAIERLALAINNRQKIVVYGTYNVDGICAVSSLILVLRYLNADVEYLIYDRQENDARINSVDIRDNVDFLGAELLVTLGVGLKSQEEVDLCKQLGIDLIVLENEESDIVNDYIYINPNQKGCQYRYKNLSTSGLAFKLMQAIAIYYNMKSINKYLDLILIGIKWSNVSDKGENGVLIKEGNKFLMNTNNNGLRSIIEFNSIEEFDDDGISKMIEFIIPPIGAVGIMDNARIVLELLTTNDKDRADQIVKYLYSLKRNNPLKQIKHI, from the coding sequence ATGCGTAAATTCTGGGAAAGTATATATTGTCCAAATTATATTACTGGATATAACCCATTTATACTTAAAGGTATGAACAAAGCAATAGAAAGATTAGCTTTAGCTATAAATAATAGGCAAAAAATTGTTGTCTATGGTACATATAATGTCGATGGGATTTGTGCTGTTTCATCATTGATACTTGTTTTAAGATATTTAAATGCAGATGTAGAGTATTTAATATATGATAGACAAGAAAATGATGCTAGGATAAATTCTGTAGATATAAGAGATAATGTAGATTTTTTGGGCGCTGAGCTTTTAGTAACTTTAGGTGTAGGATTAAAATCACAAGAAGAAGTAGATTTGTGCAAACAATTGGGCATAGATTTGATTGTTCTTGAAAATGAAGAAAGTGATATTGTGAATGATTATATTTACATTAATCCAAATCAAAAGGGTTGTCAGTATAGATATAAAAATTTATCTACAAGTGGATTAGCATTTAAGTTAATGCAAGCTATTGCAATCTATTATAACATGAAGAGTATAAACAAATATTTAGATCTGATACTTATAGGCATAAAATGGTCAAATGTATCAGACAAAGGGGAAAATGGAGTATTGATTAAAGAAGGAAATAAATTTTTGATGAATACTAATAATAATGGGTTAAGGTCAATAATAGAATTTAATAGTATAGAAGAATTTGATGATGATGGCATAAGCAAGATGATAGAATTTATAATTCCGCCTATTGGTGCTGTAGGAATTATGGATAATGCTAGAATAGTCTTAGAACTGTTGACAACAAATGATAAAGACAGAGCGGATCAAATCGTAAAATATTTATATAGCTTAAAGAGGAATAATCCTTTAAAACAAATAAAACATATTTAA